A genome region from Trichoderma asperellum chromosome 7, complete sequence includes the following:
- a CDS encoding uncharacterized protein (EggNog:ENOG41) yields the protein MASEYRIHKPYILAHLPKPLDHTKGNIVAREVYGQRDGQKKRKRTELVVGVDGETTSIYDVPASRLITSYPIPPQESFTCPPYSVRVRRNNTTDALRYTFIATADNGAHKITLFKDVAHRDGKTTSNSVSQVLQTSAVKYITCSSPTSQSANIGDVIAVCEDGEVVCLSGESLDVQWSSSSKSMLQDSVAAAVSEFHIEYALSGSTAEFNEGLFKNRPEVFSALPKSVGSEVELVVLISKSFSQNVENRHLIVLAAVSGSSSASADVQHLVPLEIVPITSIASQDNAESPIYQVDVQSGLLLQLQQGAIGVYDMTGAVPKLKSSIEAENAQTFVRLFKPFILASSLNSIGLYNYQYRSIHSKASLDWSEIPTEGETPRSCQLISYLRSQDTVVALVENILVTIQVEPPKNPGKRRKEGLLIDSIGRGTGLEVPSKKIRCEVSSEFTRLVPGTLTSDYLVQFQAETEAADKLLANNDLNKWEDILRRKFNVSKRSTGLPNGDNTKTQDGSDAQELPEWEWLSGSSYPAVDRRWIIYAITQVFSVDIKEIGDSTRPELRLVLPESNVTTYLVVAGHLTLSNLRTAFRDELAPEASDNRAVAGDLIRSLADADLSLTLLLNYLQATKLGEVELLLAIRSLMLSMDLIPEGKMDATKLLTSEPHAGNSGKDDDIEMDLDDLERKIAVTEHYLGDETSSRSRGLTLAFTKLWRLPAVSTVKALRTTVSTEDIMSLIYLLRVELLRGAWTSLYIDPTSFDSEGNEPPPDGVIALIADLLGRCLDAVGAGGWLFNDAISWADKAEASDFLTALRLEVTAALEGIEEAVFLNGILGETVRFGNAAQKGGAVRASQNKSILFQVENRESKLLPLGLKTKSLPTREKVVSGGEVMQRSVREMGHLISQKVEAYSLEKLSI from the exons ATGGCTTCCGAATACAGGATACACAAGCCATACATTCTGGCGCACTTGCCGAAGCCTCTGGACCATACCAAGGGAAATATCGTGGCCAGAGAGGTGTACGGCCAGCGCGAcggccagaagaagaggaagcgaaCCGAGCTTGTTGTTGGCGTTGACGGAGAGACAACGAGCATCTACGAT GTCCCCGCGTCAAGACTCATCACATCTTATCCAATCCCGCCTCAAGAATCGTTTACTTGCCCTCCATACTCTGTCAGAGTCCGTCGAAACAACACCACCGATGCCTTGCGATATACATTCATAGCAACCGCCGACAACGGGGCTCACAAAATCACTCTATTCAAGGATGTGGCGCACCGTGACGGGAAAACGACATCGAACAGCGTTTCACAAGTCTTGCAGACCTCTGCTGTCAAGTACATCACCTGCTCTTCGCCCACAAGTCAGTCCGCAAACATTGGGGATGTAATAGCTGTTTGTGAAGACGGAGAGGTTGTGTGTTTGTCTGGGGAGTCTCTGGATGTGCAATGgtcctcgtcttccaagTCAATGCTTCAAGATTCAGTGGCTGCCGCCGTTTCCGAGTTCCATATCGAATATGCACTTTCAGGAAGCACTGCCGAGTTCAACGAAGGGCTATTTAAGAATCGACCCGAAGTCTTTAGTGCTCTACCAAAGTCTGTAGGCTCTGAAGTGGAGCTTGTTGTTCTGATCTCGAAGAGCTTCAGCCAAAACGTGGAGAACCGACATTTGATCGTGTTGGCAGCAGTGTCTGGAAGCTCCTCAGCATCGGCTGACGTGCAGCATCTCGTTCCCCTCGAGATTGTGCCAATTACTTCAATCGCTAGCCAAGACAATGCTGAATCCCCCATCTACCAGGTGGATGTGCAGTCGGGCCttctgcttcagcttcagcaagGAGCTATTGGTGTCTACGACATGACAGGTGCTGTGCCCAAACTCAAGTCGTCGATCGAGGCAGAGAATGCTCAAACCTTTGTCCGACTTTTCAAGCCCTTTATTCTCGCTTCTTCGTTGAACTCTATTGGTCTTTACAATTACCAGTATCGATCTATCCACTCCAAGGCCTCCCTGGACTGGTCTGAAATCCCAACTGAAGGCGAGACACCTCGATCTTGCCAGCTAATTAGCTACCTGCGGAGCCAAGATACAGTTGTTGCTCTTGTAGAGAACATTCTTGTGACCATTCAAGTCGAGCCGCCAAAGAACCCTGGCAAAAGACGAAAGGAAGGCCTCCTGATTGACTCTATTGGGCGAGGCACTGGTCTTGAAGTGCCATCCAAGAAGATCAGATGTGAAGTGTCATCTGAATTTACTAGACTGGTCCCAGGAACGCTTACAAGTGACTATCTCGTCCAATTCCAAGCCGAAACAGAAGCGGCCGATAAGTTACTCGCAAATAACGATCTCAACAAATGGGAGGACATCTTGCGCCGCAAATTTAACGTGTCCAAGAGAAGCACAGGGCTGCCGAATGGCGATAATACAAAGACTCAGGACGGTTCCGATGCGCAAGAACTACCAGAGTGGGAGTGGCTGTCTGGATCATCCTACCCTGCGGTAGATCGCAGATGGATCATTTACGCCATCACTCAAGTATTCTCAGTTGACATCAAGGAGATTGGCGACTCTACACGGCCAGAGCTGCGTCTCGTCTTGCCCGAGAGCAATGTGACAACTTACCTTGTGGTCGCGGGCCATCTCACTCTGTCTAATTTGAGAACGGCCTTCCGAGATGAACTCGCGCCCGAAGCTTCAGACAACCGCGCCGTAGCAGGAGACTTGATCCGAAGTCTTGCGGACGCTGATCTCTCGCTGACCCTGCTGCTAAACTACCTGCAGGCAACCAAGCTGGGCGAGGTTGAACTTTTACTCGCCATCAGGTCCCTGATGCTCAGCATGGACTTGATTCCTGAGGGCAAAATGGACGCCACCAAGCTTTTGACGAGCGAGCCCCATGCTGGCAACAGCGGCAAGGACGATGATATTGAAATGGACCTGGATGACTTGGAGCGAAAGATTGCTGTCACAGAACATTACCTGGGCGATGAGACAAGCAGCCGCTCGCGCGGATTGACTTTGGCATTTACCAAGCTGTGGCGGCTGCCTGCAGTCTCTACCGTCAAGGCTCTCCGAACAACAGTATCGACGGAGGATATCATGTCACTCATCTACCTGCTACGAGTGGAATTACTGCGCGGGGCATGGACCTCGCTGTACATTGATCCTACCAGCTTTGATTCGGAAGGCAACGAGCCTCCACCGGATGGCGTCATTGCGCTGATTGCAGACCTCTTGGGCCGATGCCTGGACGCTGTTGGAGCTGGTGGATGGCTATTTAACGACGCCATCTCATGGGCTGACAAGGCCGAAGCCAGCGACTTCCTGACCGCCCTCCGGCTGGAAGTGACAGCCGCGCTAGAAGGAATTGAAGAAGCCGTCTTCCTGAATGGCATCCTGGGTGAGACTGTGCGATTCGGAAACGCGGCCCAAAAGGGTGGCGCAGTCAGAGCATCACAGAATAAATCGATCCTTTTCCAGGTAGAGAACCGGGAATCCAAACTGCTGCCGCTTGGCTTGAAGACAAAGTCGCTGCCTACCAGAGAGAAGGTGGTGTCGGGAGGTGAAGTGATGCAGAGGAGCGTTCGAGAGATGGGACACCTGATCAGTCAAAAGGTGGAGGCTTATTCCTTGGAGAAACTCTCGATTTGA